In one window of Niallia sp. Man26 DNA:
- a CDS encoding Gfo/Idh/MocA family oxidoreductase produces the protein MLNIAFVGFGNAVVNYHLPYLERKDQINVKSIFRREEDRIGDTEREAWYPDIRFTTSFEEVLNDDEIELIVICTHVDSHVAYAKQALEHNKHVLVEKPFAPTVEEAEEIFDLAKSKGLIAMANQNRRFDGDFLTLKKVIDSGVLGRLIEIQSHYDYFNPQHIQKGFGLLHGLAVHTID, from the coding sequence ATGTTAAACATAGCGTTTGTAGGTTTTGGAAATGCCGTCGTAAATTATCACTTACCATATTTAGAAAGAAAAGATCAGATTAACGTGAAAAGTATCTTTAGAAGAGAAGAAGATCGTATTGGAGATACAGAACGAGAAGCCTGGTATCCTGATATCCGCTTCACAACAAGCTTCGAAGAGGTATTAAATGATGATGAAATAGAATTAATCGTTATTTGTACTCATGTTGACAGTCATGTTGCCTATGCAAAGCAAGCGTTAGAGCACAATAAGCATGTCCTTGTGGAAAAGCCATTTGCGCCAACTGTGGAAGAGGCAGAGGAAATTTTCGACTTGGCTAAGTCTAAAGGACTGATTGCGATGGCCAATCAAAACAGACGATTTGATGGTGATTTTCTTACATTGAAAAAAGTAATCGACAGTGGTGTGCTTGGTCGACTTATTGAAATACAGTCCCATTATGACTACTTTAATCCGCAGCATATCCAAAAGGGTTTTGGCTTATTGCACGGATTAGCGGTTCATACGATTGACTAG
- a CDS encoding Gfo/Idh/MocA family oxidoreductase — translation MYSLFGKPEAIHYDVRSINHPGESDDYVDIDFHYGLLKTTVKCSLAVKINHPKFIVHGDKGSFIKYSSGHQQKNPDGVTKASFEVEPASNWGELSYIDENGIEHNESVKSEITDYGILYEKLYASIKTGAEKPVKDEEVLAVLKILNDGVEAAKKSGCSQ, via the coding sequence TTGTATTCCTTATTCGGTAAGCCAGAAGCAATTCATTATGATGTTAGAAGTATAAATCATCCAGGAGAATCAGATGATTATGTCGATATCGACTTCCATTACGGCCTGTTAAAGACTACGGTAAAATGCAGCTTAGCTGTAAAGATTAATCATCCGAAGTTTATTGTCCATGGCGACAAAGGCAGCTTTATAAAATACAGCAGCGGTCATCAGCAAAAAAATCCAGACGGTGTGACAAAAGCATCGTTTGAAGTGGAACCAGCAAGTAATTGGGGAGAGCTTTCCTATATTGATGAAAATGGGATAGAGCATAATGAATCGGTTAAGTCTGAAATAACCGATTATGGTATTCTTTACGAAAAATTATATGCAAGTATAAAAACTGGTGCAGAAAAGCCAGTGAAAGATGAAGAAGTTTTAGCCGTTTTAAAAATATTAAATGATGGTGTGGAAGCAGCGAAGAAATCGGGGTGTTCTCAATGA
- a CDS encoding Gfo/Idh/MocA family oxidoreductase, giving the protein MKIATIGTGFIVEAFLQGLEKIASAECVAIYSRKEETAQPLAAKYEVNKIYTDLDALFADDSVEIVYIASPNSLHFDQAYRALEHGKHVICEKPFTSTLQETDTLISLAKQNNLMLFEAITTIHLPNYQIIKENINKIGQIKLVQCNYSQYSSKYNALLAGETPNVFNPQFSGGSLVDINIYNLHFVMGLFGTPEKLSYTANKHSNGIDTSGVLLLTYPDFIAVCAGAKDTRSENFVMIQGEKGYIHVENGANGCRRVILHNDEAKTEFNEQTSMNNLYYELLKFNDIYKTKDYNRCYSLLDYSRSVMEKVVEARMDANIIFAADNI; this is encoded by the coding sequence ATGAAAATAGCTACAATAGGTACAGGGTTTATTGTTGAGGCCTTTTTACAAGGCTTAGAGAAAATAGCAAGTGCAGAGTGTGTGGCAATTTACTCCCGTAAAGAGGAAACTGCACAGCCGCTTGCAGCAAAATATGAAGTAAATAAAATCTATACCGACTTAGATGCTTTATTTGCCGATGACTCTGTTGAAATCGTTTATATTGCATCACCAAACAGTCTCCATTTTGACCAGGCTTATCGTGCGCTGGAGCATGGGAAACATGTGATTTGTGAAAAACCGTTTACCTCTACCCTTCAAGAAACAGATACATTGATCTCGTTAGCAAAACAAAATAACTTAATGTTATTTGAAGCAATTACAACCATCCATTTGCCAAACTATCAAATTATAAAAGAAAATATCAATAAAATTGGGCAAATAAAGCTTGTCCAATGCAACTATAGTCAATATTCCAGCAAATATAATGCATTGCTTGCCGGCGAGACACCAAACGTCTTTAATCCGCAGTTCTCTGGCGGCTCTCTCGTTGATATTAATATCTATAACTTGCATTTTGTGATGGGTCTCTTTGGTACCCCAGAGAAACTGAGCTATACCGCCAATAAACATTCAAATGGTATCGATACATCTGGCGTCCTGTTATTAACTTATCCAGACTTTATTGCCGTGTGTGCCGGTGCAAAGGATACTCGCAGCGAGAACTTTGTGATGATTCAAGGAGAAAAAGGCTATATTCATGTTGAAAACGGAGCAAATGGCTGCAGACGGGTAATTCTTCACAATGACGAAGCTAAGACAGAATTTAATGAGCAAACATCTATGAACAATTTATACTATGAACTGCTCAAGTTTAATGACATCTATAAAACGAAGGATTATAACCGCTGCTATAGCTTGCTTGATTATAGTCGTTCTGTTATGGAAAAAGTGGTAGAAGCGCGCATGGACGCTAATATTATTTTCGCGGCAGATAATATTTAA
- a CDS encoding MurR/RpiR family transcriptional regulator, with amino-acid sequence MLIKKMKYSYNLTSQEQYIVNYILENPTVVFNATANELAKLTFSSSSTIVRLCKKLGLKGYPDFQLKLALEYKQDGKAEKKHTDFSENKSSIYGIDLVPGFYERAFTETRRMFNHASLEHIIEWLRTAERIDVYGVDINYYIAQQACAKWNEVGMMAVAYNSANQHYLTNLKNTSSTISFVISHTGRNKAMIDIAKRLQNNHMKVIGITGSRDSALAKLCDEVIMTYSSDKQLELSKIYNMMSSVYIFDVLYMNSLLLQQEKES; translated from the coding sequence ATGCTAATTAAAAAGATGAAATACAGCTATAATTTAACGTCACAGGAGCAGTATATCGTAAACTATATACTGGAAAATCCGACAGTTGTATTTAACGCAACAGCCAATGAACTGGCAAAATTAACTTTCTCCAGTTCCTCGACAATTGTTCGTTTATGTAAAAAACTAGGTTTAAAAGGATATCCTGACTTTCAGCTGAAATTGGCACTTGAATATAAGCAAGACGGGAAAGCAGAAAAAAAACACACTGATTTCTCTGAAAACAAAAGCAGCATATACGGGATAGATTTAGTTCCAGGGTTTTATGAACGAGCATTTACCGAAACGAGAAGAATGTTTAACCATGCCAGTTTAGAACATATAATCGAGTGGTTAAGAACCGCTGAACGGATCGATGTTTATGGTGTTGATATCAATTATTATATCGCCCAGCAAGCTTGCGCCAAATGGAATGAAGTCGGCATGATGGCAGTTGCCTATAACAGTGCCAATCAGCATTATTTAACTAATCTCAAAAATACGTCATCTACTATTTCTTTTGTCATTTCCCATACAGGAAGAAACAAAGCAATGATTGATATTGCAAAAAGGCTTCAGAACAATCATATGAAGGTAATCGGTATTACCGGGAGCCGCGATTCTGCATTAGCAAAATTATGTGACGAGGTAATCATGACATATTCTTCTGATAAGCAACTTGAGTTATCTAAAATCTACAACATGATGTCATCTGTTTATATTTTTGATGTATTGTACATGAATTCCTTATTACTTCAACAAGAAAAAGAGAGCTGA
- a CDS encoding MurR/RpiR family transcriptional regulator has product MLIKQIAAYTKFTTTEQTIAEYILANTSSMENISIQELAKRTFTSNASIIRFAQKMGFRGFKEFKIQLLKSIEQLDGPQKDINPNIPFEDHSPLMKISEDMMHLTQQAIKETYQLLNEAQLMEMTKHLYNAKRIFLFAAGDSQIRAESFQNKLWKINKYAILAKEREEWALNAANLLRDDCAFFISYDAKAMNDLVAARLIKERGIPILLLTSYPDSELGKLADVIITVSRLETKETEKISTYSSQAAFEYILNVLFSTLYQMEYQENRQRQLWRAEVLQQFEEKPF; this is encoded by the coding sequence TTGTTAATAAAACAGATTGCAGCATATACAAAATTCACAACAACAGAGCAAACTATTGCAGAATATATACTCGCAAATACAAGCTCGATGGAAAATATCTCGATTCAGGAATTAGCGAAACGAACCTTCACTTCTAATGCTTCTATTATTCGTTTTGCTCAAAAAATGGGATTTAGGGGCTTCAAGGAGTTTAAGATTCAGCTGTTGAAATCAATCGAACAACTTGATGGACCGCAAAAAGACATTAATCCAAATATCCCTTTTGAGGACCATTCCCCGCTGATGAAAATAAGTGAAGATATGATGCATTTAACACAGCAAGCAATTAAAGAAACGTATCAGCTCTTAAATGAAGCACAGCTTATGGAAATGACTAAACATTTATATAATGCCAAACGTATTTTCCTGTTTGCGGCTGGTGATTCTCAAATTCGTGCCGAAAGCTTTCAAAATAAACTTTGGAAGATTAATAAATATGCTATTCTTGCTAAAGAGCGAGAAGAATGGGCATTAAACGCTGCGAATTTATTAAGAGATGACTGCGCCTTTTTCATCAGCTATGATGCAAAAGCTATGAATGACTTAGTTGCAGCAAGATTGATAAAAGAGAGAGGCATTCCTATTTTGTTGCTGACATCATATCCTGACAGTGAGCTCGGAAAACTGGCAGATGTAATTATTACCGTATCAAGATTAGAAACGAAGGAAACAGAGAAAATTTCCACCTATTCTTCTCAAGCAGCATTTGAATACATATTAAATGTGTTATTTTCCACTCTTTATCAAATGGAATACCAGGAAAATCGCCAAAGACAATTATGGAGAGCAGAAGTGTTACAGCAATTCGAAGAGAAACCTTTTTAG
- a CDS encoding Gfo/Idh/MocA family oxidoreductase has product MLTIGYIGNGKSTNRYHLPFVLQRENIKVKTIYRRNPDRDSWEAHPSIHYTTNLTEIMNDAEIQLIVVNTAVESHFEYAKMALEHNKHVLVEKPFMLTKEEAEEIFALAKEKGLIAQCYQNRRYDSDFLTAKKVLESGKLGDLLEVEMHYDYFRPETPESTHTFTYYHSYLYGHGTHTIDQVISYFGKPDHIHYDVRQLLGTGRMNDYFDLDFYYDKLKVSVKSSFFRLVQRPSFVLYGKKGVFVKQTEDRQEEHLKLFYMPHHANFGIDLPQHYGTLTYMDEQGVYHEEKVVSEVGDYGRVYDDIYNAIINGADKQIKDEQTLLAMEILEQGIKQCK; this is encoded by the coding sequence ATGTTAACAATCGGTTATATTGGAAATGGTAAAAGTACAAATCGTTATCATCTGCCTTTTGTACTACAGCGTGAAAACATTAAGGTAAAAACTATTTACCGCAGGAATCCTGACCGTGATAGTTGGGAAGCACATCCTTCTATTCATTATACTACTAATCTTACTGAAATCATGAACGATGCAGAAATTCAGTTGATAGTCGTTAATACAGCAGTAGAATCGCATTTCGAATATGCAAAAATGGCACTCGAGCATAATAAGCATGTGCTAGTGGAAAAACCGTTTATGCTGACAAAGGAAGAAGCAGAAGAAATATTTGCTCTTGCTAAGGAGAAAGGCTTGATTGCCCAGTGTTATCAAAACCGCCGCTATGATTCCGACTTCTTAACAGCAAAAAAAGTTTTGGAAAGCGGTAAATTAGGCGATTTGCTTGAAGTAGAAATGCATTATGATTATTTTAGACCGGAAACTCCAGAATCTACTCATACGTTTACTTACTATCATAGTTATTTATACGGCCATGGCACCCATACGATTGATCAGGTAATTTCTTATTTTGGTAAGCCTGACCATATCCATTATGATGTCAGACAGCTTCTTGGTACTGGCCGAATGAACGATTATTTTGATTTAGATTTTTATTATGACAAGCTGAAGGTTTCCGTCAAATCTAGCTTCTTTCGTTTGGTACAGCGTCCTAGTTTTGTGCTTTATGGTAAAAAAGGTGTTTTTGTCAAACAAACAGAGGATCGACAAGAGGAACATTTAAAGCTGTTTTATATGCCACACCATGCTAATTTCGGAATCGATTTACCTCAGCATTACGGCACCTTGACATATATGGATGAACAGGGAGTTTATCACGAAGAAAAGGTTGTTTCCGAAGTTGGAGATTATGGTCGCGTCTATGATGATATTTATAACGCTATCATCAATGGAGCAGACAAACAAATTAAAGATGAGCAAACACTTTTGGCGATGGAAATACTTGAACAAGGAATTAAGCAATGTAAGTAA
- a CDS encoding Cof-type HAD-IIB family hydrolase — translation MQKIIFLDIDGTLVDDNGIIPDSAKLAVRKARSNGHFVFLCTGRSKSILFPEVLEIGFDGIVGAAGGYIELNGEVLFHEVIKKNNLQLVVDYFNQHEIEFFLETNEGLFASKSCKDSIRALIDTVFETQTAQAELRKSMQSFYNSISEAEDLVRDDINKIGFLGSAVPIERIMEQFPSVFTVIPSTVPFFGTNSGEVSIFGIHKASAIEKVIEHLGLEKEHTYAYGDGSNDIEMLEFVQYGVAMGNAKEEVKRAANDITDRHDEDGIYNSFKKYGLI, via the coding sequence ATGCAAAAAATTATTTTTTTGGATATTGACGGAACACTTGTAGATGACAATGGCATTATACCAGATTCAGCTAAGCTTGCTGTTAGAAAGGCGAGAAGCAATGGGCATTTCGTTTTTCTTTGTACGGGACGTTCTAAATCGATATTGTTTCCGGAAGTATTAGAGATTGGCTTTGACGGCATTGTTGGTGCGGCAGGCGGTTATATTGAGCTAAACGGAGAAGTGCTGTTTCATGAAGTTATAAAAAAGAATAATCTGCAATTGGTGGTGGACTATTTTAATCAGCATGAAATTGAGTTCTTCTTAGAAACAAATGAAGGCCTATTTGCGAGTAAAAGCTGTAAAGACAGCATCCGTGCACTGATTGATACTGTTTTTGAAACACAAACAGCACAAGCAGAATTACGGAAGTCGATGCAGTCATTTTATAACAGTATCAGTGAAGCGGAAGACTTAGTGAGAGATGATATTAATAAAATTGGGTTTTTAGGTTCTGCTGTTCCGATTGAGCGTATTATGGAACAATTTCCGTCTGTTTTTACTGTCATTCCTAGCACCGTGCCTTTCTTCGGAACTAACAGTGGAGAGGTGTCAATCTTTGGAATCCATAAGGCGTCGGCCATTGAAAAGGTAATCGAGCATCTCGGCCTAGAAAAAGAGCATACATACGCATATGGTGATGGTTCAAACGACATCGAGATGCTTGAATTTGTTCAATACGGTGTAGCAATGGGCAATGCTAAAGAAGAAGTGAAACGGGCAGCTAACGATATTACCGACAGACATGACGAGGATGGTATATATAACAGCTTTAAGAAATATGGGTTAATATAA
- the xerS gene encoding tyrosine recombinase XerS, producing MAITKQHEMYEKRLEELLKEMPYYVVEYVDDKLDIRSPLTLFNYVRDYKEFFSWLLAEGIVSCECMKEIPVEALGALPLSDVQNYFKYAARKKYKLTEKDDVTKKISPKTVNRQKSALRSLFNYLSLEAEVDGGEPYFHRNVMKKIPIKKVSETFNERARKITEKIFINDNDVEFLHYIEHHYEETLTPAELRYYKRDKERNFAILSLFLGSGIRVNELTSLRLKDVDLAASEISVIRKGGKKDTVSVTPSSLQDVIKYLEVRATKYKAGSGENEYLFIKLYKGNPEPLTNRAVEDIVYKYTKSFDKRMSPHKLRHTYATNLAEHTGGDIPLIMNQLGHTQSDISLLYINTSREKAKMAAELMDKRRQNKDE from the coding sequence ATGGCAATAACAAAACAACATGAAATGTATGAAAAACGGCTTGAGGAATTGCTGAAGGAAATGCCTTATTATGTCGTTGAATATGTAGACGATAAATTGGATATTCGCTCGCCTCTTACTCTGTTTAATTATGTGAGGGATTATAAAGAATTTTTCTCCTGGCTGCTTGCAGAAGGTATTGTTTCCTGCGAGTGCATGAAGGAAATTCCAGTGGAAGCATTAGGCGCTCTGCCTCTTTCTGATGTGCAGAACTACTTCAAATATGCAGCAAGGAAAAAGTACAAACTAACGGAAAAAGATGATGTGACCAAAAAAATCAGTCCGAAAACTGTTAATCGGCAAAAGTCAGCCCTCCGCTCTCTTTTCAACTACCTGTCATTAGAAGCAGAGGTTGATGGTGGTGAACCTTATTTTCACCGTAATGTGATGAAAAAAATTCCGATAAAAAAAGTCTCAGAAACATTTAATGAAAGAGCGCGAAAAATAACGGAAAAAATCTTTATTAACGATAATGATGTCGAGTTCCTACATTATATCGAGCATCATTATGAGGAAACATTAACACCTGCAGAGCTGCGATATTATAAGCGGGATAAAGAGAGGAATTTTGCGATACTGTCCCTATTCCTTGGCAGCGGTATTCGTGTAAATGAATTAACCTCCCTTCGCTTAAAGGATGTTGATTTAGCAGCAAGCGAAATCAGTGTCATTCGCAAAGGAGGCAAAAAGGACACGGTGTCTGTTACTCCCTCCTCTCTCCAGGATGTTATTAAATACTTGGAAGTGAGAGCGACTAAGTATAAGGCAGGCAGCGGCGAAAACGAGTATTTGTTCATTAAACTGTATAAAGGGAATCCCGAACCATTAACAAACAGAGCAGTTGAGGACATTGTATATAAATATACGAAGTCCTTTGATAAGCGGATGTCACCCCATAAATTGCGACATACATATGCAACCAATTTAGCAGAGCATACCGGCGGTGATATCCCCTTAATCATGAACCAATTAGGCCATACCCAATCAGATATTTCCCTGCTTTATATCAACACATCGAGGGAAAAAGCAAAAATGGCTGCAGAATTAATGGATAAACGGCGCCAAAATAAGGACGAATAA